One part of the Rutidosis leptorrhynchoides isolate AG116_Rl617_1_P2 chromosome 1, CSIRO_AGI_Rlap_v1, whole genome shotgun sequence genome encodes these proteins:
- the LOC139876239 gene encoding uncharacterized protein C24B11.05-like encodes MEHENKFQQQIAQSKYECLLFDVDDTLYPLSSGLSAQCTKNINEYMMNNLHIEENKVSELCAQLYRDYGTTMAGLCAIGYNYDHDEYHRFVHGRLPYEYLKPDLVLKSLLNSLPIRKVIFSNANEAHVAEVLGRLGLEDCFDDVICFESLNSKNETTDATNSSVIEDNEDEPVGLLPKTPIVCKPFENAFQQAFEMAKINPDKTLFFDDSLRNIQTAKLMGLTTVLVGSSQRKYGADYALESIHNIKEALPELWELVNKSTDVSRSRKVAIETYVNA; translated from the exons ATGGAACACGAAAACAAATTCCAACAACAGATCGCACAATCGAAATATGAGTGTCTTCTTTTCG ATGTTGATGACACCCTCTATCCTCTATCTTCTGGATTGTCAGCACAATGCACCAAAAACATCAATG AGTATATGATGAATAATCTTCATATAGAGGAAAACAAAGTTTCAGAACTGTGTGCTCAACTCTATAGGGATTACGGGACAACAATGGCCGGTCTGTGTGCTATTGGCTACAATTATGACCATGATGAATACCACCG TTTTGTACATGGGAGATTGCCTTACGAGTATCTGAAACCCGACCTTGTTCTGAAAAGTCTTTTGAATAGCTTGCCCATCAGGAAAGTG ATTTTTTCAAATGCAAATGAAGCACACGTGGCTGAAGTTCTTGGCAGACTCGGGTTAGAGGACTGTTTCGATGATGTCATATGTTTCGAGTCTCTGAACTCCAAAAACGAAACCACTGATGCTACTAATAGTTCTGTTATTGAAGATAACGAAGATGAACCCGTTGGGTTACTACCAAAGACTCCTATTGTATGTAAACCGTTTGAAAACGCTTTTCAGCAGGCTTTCGAGATGGCAAAGATCAACCCTGATAAAACT TTGTTCTTTGATGATAGCTTACGCAATATACAGACTGCGAAACTCATGGGTCTTACTACTGTGTTG GTTGGTTCGTCGCAGCGTAAGTATGGTGCAGATTATGCTTTGGAGAGCATCCACAATATCAAGGAGGCTTTACCCGAGCTATGGGAATTGGTCAACAAGTCAACAGATGTTTCCCGTTCGCGAAAGGTTGCAATTGAGACTTATGTGAACGCTTAG